The Thermosipho melanesiensis BI429 sequence GATATTCCATTACACCTTACAAGGTATTTCCCTGCATACAAATACGAAATTCCTCCTACACCCATTAAAAAATTAGAAAGTTTGTACTATATTGCAAAAGAATTTTTGAATTTTGTATATTTAGGAAATGTTTTTGACAAGAAATTCGAGACAACTTTTTGTCCCGATTGCTATACAGAGTTAATTGTGAGGGAAGGATATAATGTAGAAATAAAAAATCTTACAGAAGGAGGAAAATGTAAAGTATGCGGAAGAGAAGTAGTAGTGATTTGAATAAACTATCAAAAATTTCACTAGCTTCTACTATTTTATTAATTTCAATGATTATTATAGTTTTAGTTGTAGTAGTATTTTTTAAGAAAACATCCAGGTATGAAACTTTTGAAACTTTTTCGCTTGGAACTTATGTACAACTAAGAATATCTACAAAAGCCAACGCCTCAATTATTGCTAGGGAAATATTCCAAGAATTTGATAGAATTACAAAAAAATTTAATCCTTATAACCCTGAATCGGTTATTTACAAGTTAAATAATAGCACTGATTGGGTAGAAGTTGATGACGAAACATTCGCAGTTATAGATTTGTCTTTACAGTATGCAAAAATGACTAGAGGTTCTTTTGACCCAACTCTTGGAAGACTTATCAAACTTTGGGGATTTGATAAATTTTCAGAAGAAGATAAACAATTTAAAGTTCCAAATAACGAAGAAATAAAAAATGCTTTGGAAAATTCTGGCTTTGAAAAGGTAGAGATAGATTACAAAAACAGAAAGATAAAAACCAATGGCGTTTGGTTTGACTTAGGTGGAATAGCAAAGGGTTATGCACTTGAAAGAGCTTATCAAATTGCTAAAGAAGCTGATAGAGAGTGCACAGGTTTTATTGAAGCAGGCGGAGATATAAGGATTTTAGGCCCAAAATTTGGAAAAGACTATTGGATTATAGGTATTAGAAATCCTAGAGGAAATGACAGTATAGACTATATATATTTAAAAAATGGGGCAGTTGCAACTAGTGGAGATTATGAAAGATATTTTGAAATAGGCGAAAAAAGATATCACCATTTACTTGATAGAAATACAGGTTATCCTGCATTAGGAGCTATAAGTGCAACAGTTATTGCAGATGACGCAATAAAAGCTGATGCTTTTTCTACAGCCGCTTTTATTTTAGGAAAGGATAAATGGCTGTACACACGAACTATATTACCCAAAGAAAATGCAGAAATATTTTTAGTTACAAATGAACAAAAAATTTTAAAAACAGACGGATTTGAATATTATGAAAATACATATTAAGGAGGTTTAAAAATGAAAAAATTAAAGAGTTTTGGTGGCAAAAACCTTGGAGGAAAATCTATGAATCAATTACAAAAACTTCAAGAAGAGATGCAAAAAAAACTTCAAGAAGTTGAAGAAGGTTTTTCTAATGTTGAAGTAGATGTAAGTGTTGGTGGTGGCGCAATAAAAATCTTTGCCACAGCAGATAGAAAAGTTAAAGATATCGAAATTGACGAGGATTTATTAGAAGATACTGAAACATTAAATGATTTACTAATAGCAGGAATAAATGAATTAATGGAAAAAATTGAAAAAATACGTGAAGAAGAAATGGCAAAAATAACACAAAACTTTTTACCTTTTTGAGGTGAGTTATGAAGAAAGAAAGCTTTTATTATCTTATTCTAATTAACATAATTATTCTTTTATTAATCGAAATATTAAAGTTTTTTATACCAAATGAAGTTATGCTTTATCTTTTATTCGGGGCACAATATGGCCCCCTTGTTTCTAGTGGACAATGGTATAGGATTGTTACTGCAATGTTTGTTCACGGTGGTTTTATTCATCTTGTTTTTAACATGTATGCGTTATATTTTCTCGGTCGTATAGTTGAAAACGTATATGGAACAGATAAGTTCTTGTTTTTTTACTTTTCAACAGGTATAATCGGGAATTTAGCAACACAATTTTTCTACTATAACTCATTTTCTGTTGGAGCAAGTGGCGCTATTTTTGGACTTGTTGGCGTTTTGTTTGCAGCAGGTTTTAGAAGAGACACACCATATACTTTAAAACCAATAACAGGAACGGCATTTCTTCCCATGATACTAGTAAACATTTTTTTGGGTTTTATACCCGGTTCGAATATTAATAACGCAGCTCATTTAGGTGGTTTTTTAAGTGGAATGGCATTGGGTTATTTTATTCCTATATATGAATATTCTTGGAATATAAGAAAATTGTGGAAGATTTTAAGTAGAGTTTTAGTTGGAGTTATTATTGTTTCTTACATATTCCTTATCATTGAGGGTGTGAAAGGATGAAAAGATTCATAATTCTTTTTTTGTTTTTTTCTGCTACTTTTTTTGGAAATTTCCTAATACTTTATCCTTCACATGGAATATTAGTAAAAAAAATTGAAGATGGTTTTATCTTACCAGAAAATTGGGAGATAAAGAACATTGATACAACATACCATATAGAAGATTTTGTTGTAGATGAAATGCTCAAGTATGTACCAAATATATCTGGTGAATTTGTTTATAAAGACAATTTACTCATTTCTAAAGATGGAAAATATTACAAAATCTTAGACGGTCATTTTTTTGAAGTAACCCAAATTCCCAAATTAGTAAAGAAAATATTTATTGATTCTCCAGAAGCAACAGCAACATTTTTGATAAATGGTGGTTTTGAATTTTCATATATACTTAAAGAAAGCGAATTATACCAATTTTTAAATATATTTGCTGATATAGATAATGCATTTGTATTAGTTGTATCTGAACCACGAAATACATACCGGACATTTTCCGCAAAACTAGAAGAAAAAAATATTGAAGGAAAAAAAATTTATCAGCTAGGTCAATTAGAAGGTTTAAAAAACAAAAAGCACGTACTTCTTGATAAAATAAATATTGTACGTTCTAACTACAATTTAATCGAAATAGGTGATTCTAGTGTGGATTGGCAACCAACTAATAGGTTAGTGTATATAAAAACCCCTAAACAGATTCCTAGTGGAAAAGTAAGTGTTTGGGAAAAAATTTTTAACAAGTTTTTACCTTTAGACGAGATTTTCTTACCCGACATAGATAGCGAAGCTGAAATATCACTAGGGAAATCTTGGGAAAATTGGTATAAATGGGAAATAAAGATGTCTTTGAATTTGGGAAACAGAAAAAAGGTTATAGGTAATCTATACCTAAAAGGAAATGGTAATTATAGAATAAAAATTTACGGGAAGAATATTGATATGAAAACCTCTGCAAAAATTATCAAAAAATTAGAAGATTACGTGATTCTAAGTGTTTCAGGGCCACAAACTGTATCTATTGAATATGAAAAAGACAAAAAATAAGCCTGAATCATTCAGGCTTATTTTTTCCCAATTGGATCTATAAAAGTCAAAGTGTTAAATACTCTAAGATAATAATTTGAGCTGTTATTCCAAAAATTTAAGGTTTCGACTATATTGTAATTGGTAATGTTTTTCAATATAAGATATAGGTATCTATATGCTATTCTTATTTGTAACCGTGGAAATTTAATAAGTTCGTCATGCGGAATGTTTTTTATTTTGTCTTTTAGCGAAGGAAAAAATGTTGTAACATAATCAACTGCAGATTTGTGAAGTTGACAGTAACCAACTGCATGTCCACTATCACCATATAAATTTTTAAAACCACTTTCTGATACAATTAATGCCACAAAAATTTGATATGGTACTTGTGGAAATTTTTCGTATTCTTCTGAGACAGTGCATGCTATTAATCGTGCCCTTTGCTCTGAAACTCCATAGTATTTTGCAACTTTGTATGTATACTGATACGCTTCTTTAAACATATTGTTTGAAAAAGCAATTAGTGAAAATATAGCAATTATCAAAAGTGTTATCTTTCTCATAATCATCCTCCTTAAAAATTTCTTTGCATCTTGGATTATAATATATATTTTCTTTAAGTTCGTGTACCTTTGTATACAGTATAAAAACAATAATTCTACAAATGTTAACTACTCAAGAATATTATTAACTTTAATATATGATATAATTAAAATATGAAAAAATATCTCTTATTTCTAATAATGCTAATTTTCTCATACTCTATTTTTTCTGCTCATTACGTAGAAGTTGAAAACGTAACATCCACCAATGTTACTTTAAGAGTAACACCATATTATGATGCAATAGTAAATCCAAAGGTATACATATATGGTCCTACAGGATTTGTGAGAGCAAAAAATATCAAAGATGATTTGTACGAATTTGAGGATGGATTGTATAAATGGGTAATTCCCATAATCTTTGGGAAAAACAAATTTGGACAAACAGTTACAGGAGTACTACCTCATCCCATTGTTGATATTTATCAATATAGAAAAAACATAAACATTAAAGTCATTACAGACCCAGAAAATCTATCTTTAACAGTGAAAGTTAACACGGATTATGAAGTTATTTCAGGGGAAATTGATAAAAACAGGATGATTTTAATAAAAACAGATGAAGGCTACATTCTATACACAAACAAACAAAGAAAGAATTGTCAAAACACTTTAAAGATAAAAGTTAAGGTTAGCAAGGAAAAGATAAAAG is a genomic window containing:
- a CDS encoding FAD:protein FMN transferase; the encoded protein is MRKRSSSDLNKLSKISLASTILLISMIIIVLVVVVFFKKTSRYETFETFSLGTYVQLRISTKANASIIAREIFQEFDRITKKFNPYNPESVIYKLNNSTDWVEVDDETFAVIDLSLQYAKMTRGSFDPTLGRLIKLWGFDKFSEEDKQFKVPNNEEIKNALENSGFEKVEIDYKNRKIKTNGVWFDLGGIAKGYALERAYQIAKEADRECTGFIEAGGDIRILGPKFGKDYWIIGIRNPRGNDSIDYIYLKNGAVATSGDYERYFEIGEKRYHHLLDRNTGYPALGAISATVIADDAIKADAFSTAAFILGKDKWLYTRTILPKENAEIFLVTNEQKILKTDGFEYYENTY
- a CDS encoding YbaB/EbfC family nucleoid-associated protein, with protein sequence MKKLKSFGGKNLGGKSMNQLQKLQEEMQKKLQEVEEGFSNVEVDVSVGGGAIKIFATADRKVKDIEIDEDLLEDTETLNDLLIAGINELMEKIEKIREEEMAKITQNFLPF
- a CDS encoding rhomboid family intramembrane serine protease encodes the protein MKKESFYYLILINIIILLLIEILKFFIPNEVMLYLLFGAQYGPLVSSGQWYRIVTAMFVHGGFIHLVFNMYALYFLGRIVENVYGTDKFLFFYFSTGIIGNLATQFFYYNSFSVGASGAIFGLVGVLFAAGFRRDTPYTLKPITGTAFLPMILVNIFLGFIPGSNINNAAHLGGFLSGMALGYFIPIYEYSWNIRKLWKILSRVLVGVIIVSYIFLIIEGVKG